TGGCCGTCGCCGAAGTTCAAGCACATGCGCAAGCTGCTGCGGCACGAGCGCAGCTACCACCCCCGCACCTACGTCCCGCGCGACATCCCGATGCGGTTCGACAACGGCCGCGCCATGCGCGACATCGACCGCTGGGTGCGCGGGAACGCCAGCCAGATGATGTTCGTGTACGGGGAGAACGACCCGTGGGGCGCCAAGCCGTTCCGCCTCGGGCCCGGCAGCCGCGACTCGGCCGTCTACGTCGCCCCCGGCATGAACCACAGCGGCCGCCTCATCACCAGGCTCCCCGAGGAGCAGCAGGCCAAGGCGATCGCCGACCTCAAGCGCTGGGCGGGCGTGGACGAGAGCGCCCCGACGCTCAGGTCCGCCCCGACCCCCGACGACCCGCTCCGCCTCCAGCGCCCACCCCTGTAACGCCCCAGACCTGACACGAGCATCGTGCCGTCCCATGCCCCCGCATGGGACGGCACGCCGCAAGCGATGCAGCGCTCGCGCGGGGCAGCTCACGGAGCGAGCCGTTAGGCGGGCCCGGTCAGCAAGTACACAGCGGAATTGCCGGGGAGCAGGTCGCCTTTCAGGGGGGAGCTGCTCAGGATCGGGGTGCCGGCCGGGAGGCGCACAGGGTCTTCGCCGCAGTTGAGGGCGCAGGTGAGCCGCCCCCGGCGGAAGAAGGCCGCGGTGTCGGGGGAGTCGAGCCACTCCACGTCGTCGGGCAGGTCGGGCAGCAGGCGGCGGCGGTGGGCCAGGGCGTCGCGGTAGAAGTTCAGCATGGAGGACGGGTCGGCCTCCTGGGCCTCGACGGTCAGGGCCGCCCAGGTGTCCGGCATCGGCAGCCAGGGGCGGGCGTCGCCGGCGGAGAACCCGTACGGCTCGGTGTCTCCGGACCAGGGGAGCGGGACGCGGCAACCGTCCCGTCCTGCGAGTTCCCCGTTGGTGCGCTCGAAGATGGGGTCCTGCCGGGCTTCGTCGGGCAGGTCGGTCACCTCGGGGAGGCCCAGTTCCTCCCCCTGGTACAGGTAGGCCGACCCTGGGAGCGCCAAGAGCATCAGTAGCGCCGCCTTGGCTCTGGCGTGCCCGATGCCAGGGACGCCTTCAGGCTTCTCGTAGCGGGTGACGTGGCGTACTGAGTCGTGGCTGGAGAGGACCCAGGTGGGGGAGGCTCCCGTGGTCGAGACGGCCTTCATCGCGGCGGTCACCACGTCACGGAACGCGCGGGCCGACCATGGGGCCAGTTGCAGGTCGAACTGGAAGACCTGGTGCAGTTCGTCTGGGCGGAGGTAGAGCGCGAGGTCTTCGGGGCCGTCCGTCCACACCTCGCCGATGGCCATGCGCTCGCCGTCGTACTCGTCGAGGATCTGGCGCCACCTCCGGTACACGTCGTGGACCTCGGGGCGGCTGTAGATGGGGGCGTCCACCACGCGGCGGCCCCGCCCGCCGAGGTCGCGGAACGACGCGTCCTTGAACAGACCGGCCGCGACGTCGATGCGGAAGCCGTCCACACCGCGGTCGAGCCAGAACCTCAGGATGTCCTCGAACTCGCGTTGCACCTCCGGGTTGCGCCAGTTGAAGTCCGGCTGCTCGCGCGCGTAGAGGTGCAGGTACCACTCGCCGTCGTCCACCCGCGTCCAGGCGGAGCCGCCGAACGCGGACGGCCAGTCGTTCGGAGGGCCTTCTTCACCGGGACGTTCCCCTGGCCTGCCCGCGCGGAAGATGTAGCGGGACCGCTCCGGCGAGCCCGGCGGCGCGGCGAGCGCCTCCCGGAACCAGGGGTGCCGGTCGGAGGAGTGGTTCGGGACGATGTCGACGATCAGCCGCAGCCCGTGCGCGTGCGCGTCGGCGACGAGGGCGTCGAAGTCCCGGAGGGTGCCGAACCGGGGGTCGACGTCGCGGTAGTCGGCGACGTCGTACCCGCCGTCGGCGAGCGGGGACGTGTAGACGGGGGTGAGCCACAGCGCGTCCACGCCGAGGTCGCGCAGGTGGCCGAGGCGGGAGCGGATCCCCTGGAGGTCGCCCTCACCGTCCCCGTCGGAGTCGGCGAAGCTCCGGACGTAGACCTCGTACACGACGGCGTCGCGCCACCACGGGATTCGCGTCATACACGGCGATCTACCCGCCTATGTCGGGGAGTTCACCAGGCTGTGCGCCGCCATCGTGAAGTAGTCCCACAGCTGCTTCTCGAGATGCTCGGGAAGATCCTGCTCGTCCACCGCGTCCCGCATGTGCCGCAGCCAGGCGTCGCGCTCTGCCTCGCCGATGACGAACGGCACGTGCCGCATCCGCAGCCGCGGATGCCCTCGCCGCTGACTGTAGGTGTTCGGGCCGCCCCAGTACTGGATCAGGAACAGGCGCAGCCTCTCCTCCGCCGGGCCGAGGTCCTCCTCGGGGTAGAGGGCGCGCAGATGGGGGTCGTTAGCGACACCCTGGTAGAAGCGATGCACCAGCTTGTGGAAGAACTCCTCGCCGCCGACCGCTTCATAGAAGGTCACCTTTTCAGCCATAGCGATCCCCACCATATGTGAGAGGGACGCGGTTGCGTCCCTGTCTCACGCGGGCGGGGTGTCCGGTCTCACCAGGGCGGGGTGGCGACCGTGACGCCGGCCTCGTCGAACGTCCGCTTGACCCGCTCGCGCAGCTCCCTCGCCACGTCGCCCTGCTTGCCGGGCGCGGTCTTCAGCACGACGCGGATGACGAGCGCGTCCCCGGCGAGCGCCTGCACGCCCCACACCGCCGGGGCCTCCAGGACGAGGTCGTTCCACGGGGAGTCGGCGACCATCGCGTCGGCGGTGCTCTGCAGGAGCTCCTTGACCCGCTCGGTGTCCTCGTGGATGTCGACCGGGATGTCCAGGACGGCGCGGCCCCAGTTCTGCGACTCGTTGCCGACCTTCTTGATCTCGCCGTTGGGGACGTACCAGACGACGCCGTCCACGTCCCGCATCCGGGTGACCCGCAGGGTGACGGCCTCGACCGTCCCCTTGGCGGAGCCCACGTCGATGTAGTCGCCGACGCCGTACTGGTCCTCCAGGAGCATGAACACCCCGGCGAGGATGTCCTTGACGATGTTCTGCGCCCCGAAGCCGACCGCGACGCCGATGACGCTTGCGCTGGCCAGGATGGGGGCGAGGTTCAGGCCGAGCGAGCCGAGGACGCTGAACAGGGCCGTCCCCATGATCAGGACGGACGCGCACGAGCGCAGCACCGACCCGAGCGTCTGGGCGCGCTGGGCCCGCCGCTTGGTGAGCAGGGCGGGGCTGCCGTCGAACACCGTCCGGGAGCGTTCCCTGACCCGCTCCGACATCGTCCCCTCGGCCATCCGCAGCGTCACCCTCGTGATCATGCGGTGCGCGATGTTCCGCACGATCAGCGCGATCACGAAGGTCACGATGATCATGAGGAGCGTCGTGAGGGGCCGGTCGAGCCAGGTCGAGTAGAACCGCGTGAAGTCGGTGTTGTGGGTGATGTTCCAGACGAGCCGGCAGGAGACCGTCGGCTCCCCGCGGCAGGCGGCCTCGGCGGAGCCCTCCTGAGCCCAGGGCAGTAACGGTTCGACGGCGAGCGACATGCGGCAGA
The sequence above is drawn from the Actinomadura hallensis genome and encodes:
- a CDS encoding mechanosensitive ion channel family protein, with amino-acid sequence MSLAVEPLLPWAQEGSAEAACRGEPTVSCRLVWNITHNTDFTRFYSTWLDRPLTTLLMIIVTFVIALIVRNIAHRMITRVTLRMAEGTMSERVRERSRTVFDGSPALLTKRRAQRAQTLGSVLRSCASVLIMGTALFSVLGSLGLNLAPILASASVIGVAVGFGAQNIVKDILAGVFMLLEDQYGVGDYIDVGSAKGTVEAVTLRVTRMRDVDGVVWYVPNGEIKKVGNESQNWGRAVLDIPVDIHEDTERVKELLQSTADAMVADSPWNDLVLEAPAVWGVQALAGDALVIRVVLKTAPGKQGDVARELRERVKRTFDEAGVTVATPPW
- a CDS encoding glycoside hydrolase family 13 protein gives rise to the protein MTRIPWWRDAVVYEVYVRSFADSDGDGEGDLQGIRSRLGHLRDLGVDALWLTPVYTSPLADGGYDVADYRDVDPRFGTLRDFDALVADAHAHGLRLIVDIVPNHSSDRHPWFREALAAPPGSPERSRYIFRAGRPGERPGEEGPPNDWPSAFGGSAWTRVDDGEWYLHLYAREQPDFNWRNPEVQREFEDILRFWLDRGVDGFRIDVAAGLFKDASFRDLGGRGRRVVDAPIYSRPEVHDVYRRWRQILDEYDGERMAIGEVWTDGPEDLALYLRPDELHQVFQFDLQLAPWSARAFRDVVTAAMKAVSTTGASPTWVLSSHDSVRHVTRYEKPEGVPGIGHARAKAALLMLLALPGSAYLYQGEELGLPEVTDLPDEARQDPIFERTNGELAGRDGCRVPLPWSGDTEPYGFSAGDARPWLPMPDTWAALTVEAQEADPSSMLNFYRDALAHRRRLLPDLPDDVEWLDSPDTAAFFRRGRLTCALNCGEDPVRLPAGTPILSSSPLKGDLLPGNSAVYLLTGPA